A region of uncultured Draconibacterium sp. DNA encodes the following proteins:
- a CDS encoding FAD/NAD(P)-binding oxidoreductase — MKKIVILGAGTAGTMMANKLRKSLDREEWAITIVDQFKTHYYQPGFLFIPFGIYQKEDVIKPKADFIPAGVNMIYSEIDKIEGDANKVHLEGGQVLNYDFLIVATGTKTNPDETPGLKDKLWYKEIFDFYTIDGALALQKFFKGWKGGKLVMAITELPYKCPVAPLEFVFLADAYFTELGMRDKVEIAYVTPMPGAFTKPVATKMLSELLAEKNIEVIPDFYIERVDNDGKKLISYDEKEIDFDVLTVVPVNMGDEMIERSGLGDDLNFVPTDKHTLQSVAHENIFVLGDASNIPTSKAGSVAHFAADILFENLMSAIEGRPLHAKFDGHANCYIETGFGKGALIDFNYDTEPLPGTFPLPGIGPFGLLKNTKINHYGKVMFRWIYWHILLKGKELPVEPLMTMAGKKKVN; from the coding sequence ATGAAGAAGATAGTAATTCTTGGAGCCGGAACTGCGGGCACAATGATGGCTAATAAGCTACGTAAGTCACTCGACAGAGAAGAATGGGCAATTACCATTGTCGATCAGTTTAAAACACATTATTACCAACCCGGATTTTTATTTATTCCCTTTGGTATTTACCAGAAGGAAGATGTGATAAAACCAAAGGCTGATTTTATTCCTGCCGGGGTAAATATGATCTATTCTGAAATCGACAAAATTGAAGGCGACGCCAATAAAGTTCATCTTGAAGGTGGGCAGGTGTTGAACTACGATTTTCTGATTGTGGCAACCGGTACCAAAACCAATCCCGATGAAACTCCGGGTTTGAAAGACAAGTTGTGGTACAAGGAGATTTTCGATTTTTATACCATCGATGGAGCTTTGGCGCTGCAAAAGTTCTTTAAGGGCTGGAAAGGCGGAAAACTGGTGATGGCCATTACCGAATTGCCATACAAATGCCCGGTTGCACCACTGGAGTTTGTGTTTCTGGCCGACGCTTATTTTACCGAATTGGGTATGCGCGATAAAGTGGAGATAGCCTATGTTACACCAATGCCGGGAGCTTTTACCAAGCCGGTAGCCACCAAAATGCTTTCGGAGCTCTTGGCCGAAAAAAACATCGAAGTAATTCCTGATTTTTACATCGAACGGGTAGATAACGACGGAAAGAAACTTATTTCTTACGACGAGAAGGAAATTGATTTTGACGTCCTTACGGTAGTGCCTGTGAATATGGGCGACGAAATGATTGAAAGAAGCGGATTGGGCGACGATTTGAATTTTGTTCCAACCGATAAACATACACTACAGTCGGTGGCACACGAAAACATTTTTGTGTTGGGCGACGCTTCCAACATACCAACATCCAAAGCCGGATCGGTGGCTCACTTTGCCGCCGATATTTTGTTCGAGAACCTGATGAGCGCCATTGAAGGGCGGCCGTTACATGCCAAATTCGACGGTCATGCCAACTGCTACATCGAAACAGGTTTTGGAAAAGGTGCACTTATCGATTTTAATTACGATACCGAACCACTTCCCGGAACGTTTCCGCTGCCCGGCATCGGGCCGTTTGGCTTATTGAAAAATACCAAAATCAACCACTACGGTAAAGTTATGTTCCGCTGGATTTACTGGCACATACTGCTAAAAGGTAAAGAACTGCCGGTTGAGCCACTGATGACAATGGCCGGGAAAAAGAAGGTGAATTAA
- a CDS encoding TusE/DsrC/DsvC family sulfur relay protein: MAEKTIAGKTVEVTAEGYLVNKSDWNKEVAAEMAKEDGIELTDKHYEVLDYLREQEAAGASLTIRRVGKSGIVDIKGLYQLFPGGPLKLSSKYAGISKPASCV, translated from the coding sequence ATGGCTGAAAAGACTATCGCAGGAAAAACTGTTGAGGTAACGGCAGAAGGTTACCTGGTAAACAAAAGTGACTGGAATAAGGAAGTTGCTGCAGAAATGGCAAAAGAAGATGGTATTGAATTGACTGACAAACACTACGAAGTGTTGGATTATTTACGTGAGCAGGAAGCGGCAGGAGCATCGCTGACCATTCGCAGAGTAGGCAAATCAGGAATTGTTGATATAAAGGGGCTATACCAGCTTTTCCCCGGAGGTCCATTAAAACTATCTTCAAAATACGCGGGTATATCCAAACCGGCAAGCTGCGTTTAA
- a CDS encoding DsrE/DsrF/DrsH-like family protein, whose amino-acid sequence MTEVKETPLKKVMIIVAKANIEDVYAGLIMANGAVMEGIEAKLFFTFFGLDAITKKQMNKLHTATVGNPGMRMPNGWAFPTLLGAIPGVEAGVSAMMKKQMDELDVPPVDEFLDMITAGGGEIYACKMAADMFKLTMDDLCEHVKAIITVGDLYAMSGGDGTQIIFT is encoded by the coding sequence ATGACTGAAGTAAAAGAAACACCATTAAAAAAGGTGATGATCATTGTAGCCAAAGCCAATATTGAAGATGTGTACGCAGGTTTAATAATGGCGAATGGAGCAGTCATGGAAGGTATTGAGGCCAAGTTGTTTTTTACATTCTTTGGACTGGATGCCATTACCAAAAAGCAGATGAATAAGTTGCACACGGCAACAGTTGGTAATCCGGGAATGCGGATGCCGAATGGCTGGGCATTCCCAACTTTGCTAGGAGCAATTCCGGGAGTTGAAGCCGGAGTATCGGCAATGATGAAAAAACAAATGGACGAACTGGATGTGCCACCGGTTGACGAATTTCTGGATATGATAACCGCTGGCGGTGGCGAGATTTATGCCTGCAAGATGGCCGCTGATATGTTCAAGCTTACCATGGATGACCTGTGTGAACATGTAAAAGCGATAATAACAGTTGGAGACTTATACGCTATGTCCGGAGGGGACGGAACCCAGATTATTTTCACATAA
- a CDS encoding molybdopterin-dependent oxidoreductase, whose amino-acid sequence MKTRRDFIKISTAGAGAAAISFKAFGSKGFGLFESKTEGPVSDEDLTPYPTYCEVCFWKCAAWAYVDKSGTIRKVVGNKNDPHCNGRLCPRGTGGVGMVYDEDRLKTPLIRDTRKDGTQYFREATWDEALNKVADKMKEVKEKYGPEAFGLFNHGTPGGHFHHLLRAYGSESNAEPAFANCRGPRSSAYFSTFGAYVGSPECTDIRDTKCLVLIGSHLGENMHNSQVQEMSDAIDNGATIITVDPRFSTAAAHSNHWLPIKPSTDIALLMAWIHVLIYEGLYDKDYVEQYTFGLDYLKDHVKNMTPEWAYGITTIEPEEIRRTARAMADAAPAVIIHPGRHVVWYGDDTQRGRAMAILTALLGSWGKRGGLYFPEGVSVPAYPHPHFPEPKWTWKDWNEDRYPLATMGITTEALKASIPRYNYKHQLKAWLVAGTNLPLSMPDKPLFKEAADSVEFIAVMDTMPMDITGYADVVFPEATYLERYDVIRSAANREPNIALRMPAIEPKYDSKPGWWIAKQIGERLGLHDYFNYDDYSEVIDWQLKQLGTSLEEMKKIGVKKYPRKSGPLYLGDGEDYNFNTTTGKIELYSVDFADHGFDAIPKYTKHPEPPQNFYRLIYGRAPMHTFSRTSNNPNLSDLMSENSVWVNPKVADLWGLKTGQEVWLKNQDDAITSFPVKVRVTERIRWDSVYMVHGFGHKNKKLSRAFGKGAADTEMITNVAVDPIMGGTGMRGNFITFLTEDPALEEKEVKA is encoded by the coding sequence ATGAAGACAAGACGGGATTTTATCAAAATTTCAACTGCCGGTGCCGGAGCTGCAGCCATAAGTTTTAAAGCTTTTGGATCAAAAGGTTTCGGGCTCTTCGAATCGAAGACGGAAGGACCGGTAAGTGATGAGGATCTTACTCCGTATCCAACTTATTGCGAAGTATGTTTTTGGAAATGTGCTGCGTGGGCTTATGTCGACAAAAGCGGAACAATACGAAAGGTTGTTGGTAATAAGAACGATCCGCATTGTAACGGTCGTTTGTGTCCGCGAGGTACGGGCGGTGTTGGTATGGTTTACGATGAAGATCGTTTAAAAACACCGCTGATAAGAGATACGCGTAAGGATGGAACTCAGTATTTCAGGGAAGCTACCTGGGACGAGGCGCTGAATAAAGTTGCCGATAAAATGAAGGAAGTGAAAGAGAAATACGGTCCTGAAGCTTTTGGTTTATTTAATCACGGAACTCCCGGAGGTCATTTCCACCACTTGTTGCGCGCGTATGGTTCGGAAAGTAATGCGGAGCCTGCGTTTGCCAATTGTCGTGGACCACGTTCATCGGCGTACTTCTCAACTTTTGGTGCTTATGTAGGTTCGCCGGAATGTACCGATATCAGAGATACCAAGTGTTTGGTGTTAATTGGTTCGCATCTGGGCGAAAATATGCACAATTCGCAGGTGCAGGAAATGTCGGATGCCATTGACAACGGTGCAACTATCATCACTGTTGATCCACGTTTTTCAACGGCAGCAGCGCATTCAAATCACTGGTTGCCGATTAAGCCTTCTACAGATATTGCCCTGTTAATGGCATGGATTCACGTGTTGATTTACGAAGGTTTATACGATAAAGATTACGTTGAACAATATACATTCGGTCTTGATTATTTAAAAGACCATGTAAAAAATATGACTCCGGAGTGGGCTTATGGCATCACTACCATCGAGCCGGAAGAAATTAGAAGAACTGCACGTGCGATGGCTGACGCAGCTCCTGCGGTAATTATTCACCCGGGACGCCACGTGGTTTGGTACGGCGACGATACACAGCGCGGTCGTGCCATGGCAATTCTAACTGCCTTGTTAGGCTCATGGGGAAAACGCGGAGGACTATATTTCCCTGAAGGCGTTTCTGTACCTGCTTACCCACACCCGCATTTCCCTGAACCAAAATGGACATGGAAAGACTGGAATGAAGACAGGTACCCGCTGGCAACAATGGGAATTACTACCGAGGCTTTAAAAGCTTCTATTCCAAGATACAATTATAAACACCAGCTAAAAGCATGGTTGGTGGCCGGTACAAACCTGCCGCTGTCGATGCCGGATAAACCATTGTTTAAAGAAGCTGCTGATTCAGTTGAGTTTATCGCAGTTATGGATACCATGCCAATGGATATTACCGGTTATGCCGATGTGGTTTTCCCGGAAGCAACTTACCTCGAGCGTTACGATGTAATTCGTTCTGCCGCTAACCGCGAGCCAAATATTGCATTGCGTATGCCGGCAATCGAACCAAAATACGATTCGAAACCGGGTTGGTGGATTGCTAAACAAATAGGTGAACGTTTGGGCTTGCACGATTATTTTAACTACGATGATTATTCGGAAGTAATCGACTGGCAGCTAAAACAACTGGGTACTTCGCTGGAAGAAATGAAGAAAATTGGTGTTAAAAAATATCCGCGTAAAAGTGGCCCGCTTTATTTGGGCGATGGCGAAGACTATAATTTTAATACCACAACCGGAAAAATTGAACTGTATTCCGTTGATTTTGCCGACCACGGTTTTGATGCCATTCCAAAGTATACGAAACATCCTGAGCCGCCACAGAATTTCTACCGTTTGATCTATGGTCGTGCGCCAATGCATACGTTCAGCCGTACATCGAACAACCCGAATTTATCCGACCTGATGAGTGAAAACAGCGTTTGGGTAAATCCAAAAGTTGCCGACTTATGGGGACTGAAAACCGGACAGGAAGTATGGTTGAAAAATCAGGACGATGCCATCACATCATTCCCTGTTAAGGTGCGGGTAACCGAACGAATTCGCTGGGATTCGGTGTATATGGTTCACGGATTTGGACATAAAAACAAAAAACTCTCGAGGGCTTTTGGTAAAGGAGCTGCCGATACCGAAATGATAACCAATGTTGCCGTTGACCCGATTATGGGCGGTACCGGAATGAGAGGAAACTTTATAACATTTTTAACAGAAGATCCTGCACTGGAAGAAAAGGAGGTTAAAGCATGA
- a CDS encoding cytochrome b N-terminal domain-containing protein: protein MAKKNDKTTFGTVAVALFWLVILSGILLAVPFNVESPYLSVSTMIVTNPWAALIRNYHYWSSQLFLIFSLIHLYDHFHSKETIGLKKGMAFRLSIGVLIIFLAMITGFLLKGDSDSEQARQILQTLAERVPLIGESLAFSLLGHPESYQLIYVHHIATFTVFIAVIMIEHSRRKYWPPVLDFVVSGIGVLAFSYLFSAPLHDNLNPAVKGPWYFVGFQEILHWLSHPAWSLLIFLILLVLLYLVNSAKGKTMFLSKRSLLVFTAFYLVLTIIGLFFRGERWQWKNPWQENYRYEVLNNFKSPIVKLTPEFALETAIASPVIQGRKESCLACHSEMHGFTDSHSPEAIGCVSCHGGNPFATGKNQSHNNMILIPGNLATAPQSCGTTQCHPQIVERVPTGLMATLSGMISVDRFVFNEQDNPDELANVHHLGNSAADEHLRNLCVRCHLGNPKTEYGPVDERSRGGGCLACHLNYSTEAEAALAMVKDTIVNAHPSVSLAISNNHCFGCHSRSGRISTNYEGWHETTLEARQLPANDDNYRLVEGERVFVKKQQDVHHKLGMECIDCHHSYEVMGDGTLYAHQEDQADVQCIDCHFDGDAKTIKAENLDDESAIIAALRLGNISGKEFLVTGKHNHALVNTFVENDTAFLQTKNSNIKMALTRPAEVCTRSNAHSDLACSSCHSSWVPTCIGCHNEYDPNEPSYNMVAQKEQTGGWVEFFGEYEAKLPSLGVRNEGEKSEVIPVAPGMILTIDKSTYTDDTDNSTIFHRLYAPVAPHTTTKEGRDCKSCHNSSLALGYGEGELKYEIANGKGKWTFTALYQRDKNDGLPADAWIDFLQTRTGKVATRSNVSPLSVDQQQAILTVGACLTCHDDDSEIMQATLDDFEEQLRKRSALCILPEWK, encoded by the coding sequence ATGGCAAAGAAGAATGATAAAACGACTTTTGGAACAGTGGCAGTGGCTCTGTTCTGGCTTGTTATTTTATCCGGGATTTTGCTTGCCGTTCCTTTTAATGTTGAGTCGCCTTACCTGAGTGTAAGCACGATGATCGTCACCAACCCGTGGGCAGCACTCATCCGCAACTACCATTACTGGAGCTCGCAGCTCTTCCTTATTTTCAGTCTTATTCACCTTTATGATCATTTTCATTCCAAAGAAACAATCGGCCTTAAAAAAGGGATGGCATTCAGGCTAAGCATTGGTGTTTTAATCATATTCCTGGCAATGATTACCGGATTTCTGCTGAAAGGCGATTCCGACAGCGAGCAGGCCCGACAAATATTACAGACACTGGCAGAGCGTGTTCCGTTAATTGGCGAATCGCTGGCTTTTTCATTGCTTGGCCATCCTGAAAGTTACCAGTTAATTTATGTGCACCATATTGCCACATTTACGGTTTTTATTGCCGTAATAATGATTGAGCACAGCCGAAGAAAATACTGGCCGCCTGTTCTTGATTTTGTTGTTTCGGGCATTGGCGTTTTAGCATTTAGTTACCTATTCAGTGCACCGTTGCACGACAATTTGAATCCTGCGGTAAAAGGCCCGTGGTACTTCGTAGGCTTCCAGGAAATATTGCACTGGTTGAGCCACCCCGCCTGGTCGTTACTGATTTTTCTGATCTTACTTGTCTTGCTTTACCTCGTTAATTCGGCGAAAGGGAAAACTATGTTTCTCAGTAAAAGAAGCTTATTGGTTTTCACAGCCTTCTACCTGGTTTTAACGATAATTGGTTTATTCTTCAGGGGAGAACGTTGGCAATGGAAAAATCCGTGGCAGGAAAATTACCGTTACGAAGTACTGAATAATTTTAAATCGCCAATTGTAAAACTAACTCCTGAATTTGCGTTGGAAACAGCAATCGCCTCCCCTGTTATTCAGGGACGAAAAGAAAGCTGCCTGGCCTGCCACTCCGAAATGCATGGTTTTACTGATTCACATTCGCCGGAAGCCATTGGCTGTGTTTCCTGTCATGGAGGAAATCCGTTTGCAACCGGTAAGAATCAGTCGCATAACAATATGATCCTTATTCCGGGAAACCTGGCAACCGCCCCACAATCGTGCGGAACTACACAGTGCCACCCGCAAATTGTTGAGCGTGTACCCACCGGTTTAATGGCCACTCTGAGCGGAATGATCAGTGTTGATCGTTTTGTTTTTAACGAGCAGGATAATCCGGATGAATTGGCCAATGTGCACCATCTTGGCAATTCGGCTGCCGACGAGCATCTGCGTAATTTATGTGTTCGCTGCCATCTTGGAAATCCGAAAACAGAATATGGCCCTGTTGATGAAAGAAGCCGTGGCGGAGGTTGCCTGGCCTGCCACCTGAATTACAGCACTGAAGCAGAAGCTGCGCTTGCCATGGTTAAAGACACCATCGTAAATGCACACCCGTCGGTGAGTCTGGCCATTAGCAACAACCACTGTTTTGGGTGCCACAGCCGTTCCGGAAGAATTTCGACCAACTACGAAGGCTGGCATGAAACAACACTTGAAGCGCGACAATTGCCTGCTAACGACGATAATTACCGATTAGTAGAGGGTGAACGCGTATTTGTAAAAAAGCAGCAAGATGTACATCATAAGCTGGGAATGGAATGTATCGATTGTCACCACTCCTACGAAGTGATGGGCGACGGAACACTTTATGCCCACCAGGAAGACCAGGCTGATGTGCAGTGTATTGATTGTCATTTTGATGGCGACGCTAAAACGATAAAAGCCGAAAACCTTGACGATGAATCGGCAATTATCGCGGCTTTACGACTTGGCAATATTTCAGGGAAAGAATTTTTGGTAACCGGCAAGCACAACCATGCATTGGTAAATACTTTTGTTGAAAACGACACGGCCTTTTTACAAACCAAAAACAGCAACATAAAAATGGCCTTAACCCGCCCGGCGGAAGTATGTACAAGAAGTAATGCTCACTCCGATCTGGCCTGCTCAAGCTGTCATTCGTCGTGGGTGCCAACTTGTATTGGCTGCCATAATGAATATGATCCGAACGAGCCATCGTACAACATGGTGGCCCAAAAAGAGCAAACCGGAGGCTGGGTAGAATTTTTTGGTGAATATGAAGCCAAACTTCCTTCGCTGGGTGTAAGAAATGAGGGCGAAAAATCAGAGGTAATTCCCGTTGCACCGGGCATGATTTTAACCATCGACAAAAGTACTTATACCGACGATACGGATAATTCAACTATTTTTCATCGTTTGTATGCGCCGGTTGCACCGCACACAACCACCAAAGAAGGAAGAGATTGCAAAAGCTGCCACAATAGCTCGCTGGCACTGGGTTACGGCGAGGGAGAATTGAAATATGAAATTGCCAATGGAAAAGGTAAGTGGACTTTTACTGCACTTTACCAACGCGACAAAAACGACGGGTTGCCCGCAGATGCATGGATAGATTTTCTGCAAACAAGAACCGGGAAAGTGGCTACGCGCTCCAATGTATCCCCGCTAAGTGTTGATCAACAACAAGCTATTTTAACCGTTGGTGCCTGCCTTACCTGCCACGATGACGACTCGGAAATTATGCAAGCCACTCTTGACGACTTTGAGGAACAGTTAAGAAAACGTAGTGCGTTGTGTATTCTTCCGGAGTGGAAATAA
- a CDS encoding DUF1641 domain-containing protein, producing the protein MEEKSLQVQISELNQKVDLLLEYVNQQRLKTNEVEDLISDLSIVGKDMYDTAVEDLDNRMVHLDIDDVKGLMLRILRNIDNMNRFLELFESINDLIKDASPILNEVIIDFSKKLHELDQKGYFEFFAEAGQIFDNIIAHYKPDDVKELADNIVTIMETVRSATQPEMMNAMNNGLKIYGSMEMENVPEYSIFKVMREMNKPEMKRALGFFVTFMKNMAAETNKNNN; encoded by the coding sequence ATGGAAGAGAAATCATTACAAGTACAAATATCGGAGCTGAACCAAAAAGTTGACCTACTGCTGGAGTACGTAAACCAGCAGCGGCTTAAAACCAACGAAGTGGAAGATTTGATCTCTGACCTGTCGATAGTAGGAAAGGATATGTACGATACGGCGGTAGAAGACCTTGACAACCGTATGGTTCATCTTGATATTGATGACGTGAAAGGACTTATGTTACGTATTCTGCGTAACATCGATAACATGAACCGTTTTCTGGAGCTTTTCGAAAGTATTAACGATTTGATTAAAGATGCTTCGCCGATTCTTAACGAAGTGATCATCGACTTTTCGAAGAAGCTTCACGAGTTGGATCAAAAAGGATACTTCGAATTCTTTGCTGAGGCCGGGCAGATCTTTGATAATATCATCGCTCATTACAAACCGGATGATGTGAAAGAACTGGCAGATAACATTGTAACCATTATGGAGACAGTTCGCTCTGCTACACAACCCGAAATGATGAATGCGATGAACAATGGCCTTAAAATTTACGGAAGTATGGAAATGGAAAATGTTCCAGAGTATTCCATTTTTAAGGTTATGCGCGAAATGAATAAACCGGAGATGAAACGTGCGCTTGGATTCTTTGTAACCTTTATGAAGAATATGGCTGCAGAAACCAATAAAAACAACAATTAA
- a CDS encoding Rieske (2Fe-2S) protein, which translates to MKTKNRRVFLKIVAVGFVSFFAFIWNKLTLQHIATSGAEEASVPLNRNREVQFFDKYIIVNSANQTRVFSSHCSHLGCKIDKTENGKLVCPCHGSEYDLQGQVIKGPAYKNLTILDSSVSDDGKSITIKG; encoded by the coding sequence ATGAAAACCAAAAACCGAAGAGTTTTTTTGAAAATAGTGGCGGTAGGATTTGTTTCGTTTTTTGCATTCATTTGGAATAAATTAACGCTCCAACATATTGCAACTTCCGGTGCAGAAGAAGCGTCAGTTCCGCTGAACAGGAACAGGGAAGTGCAGTTTTTCGATAAATACATTATTGTAAATTCAGCTAATCAAACAAGGGTTTTTTCATCACATTGCAGCCACCTGGGATGTAAAATTGATAAAACGGAAAACGGGAAACTGGTTTGTCCCTGTCACGGTTCGGAATACGATCTGCAGGGACAGGTTATTAAAGGACCGGCATACAAGAACCTTACAATACTCGACTCATCGGTTTCCGACGACGGAAAATCAATAACAATTAAAGGATAA
- a CDS encoding Crp/Fnr family transcriptional regulator: MGNTSCSCEYCQLKNIFFAHVKSDELTNICDLKVERSYSKGESIIQEGDPITEFVYMKKGLVKLSKASIDGKDQIISFSKPFDFVSLLSVFSSTQYKYSVTAIEPTTVCILQLDVVRKYAESNALFAMDMMSNISQMTDKIIQDSLEIKRKHLKGRIAHVLLYFSDYIYKKDEFELPISRREIAEYIGMTTENVIRTLSEFRKDEIIKIFGKAILIADKKRLKSISEFG; encoded by the coding sequence ATGGGAAACACATCTTGTTCTTGCGAATATTGTCAGTTAAAAAATATCTTTTTTGCACATGTAAAAAGTGATGAACTCACCAATATCTGCGATTTAAAAGTTGAAAGAAGTTACTCAAAAGGAGAATCGATTATACAGGAAGGCGATCCGATTACAGAATTTGTTTATATGAAAAAAGGGTTGGTTAAACTCTCAAAAGCTTCAATCGACGGCAAAGATCAAATTATCAGTTTCTCGAAACCTTTCGACTTTGTCAGCCTCTTGTCAGTATTCTCATCAACACAATACAAATATTCTGTAACAGCCATCGAACCAACTACTGTTTGTATTCTTCAATTGGATGTGGTACGAAAATATGCCGAATCAAATGCTCTGTTTGCCATGGATATGATGTCGAATATTAGTCAGATGACAGATAAAATAATACAAGACAGCCTGGAGATAAAACGCAAACACCTGAAAGGACGCATTGCGCATGTGCTGCTTTATTTTTCCGACTACATATATAAAAAGGATGAGTTTGAACTTCCCATTTCACGACGGGAAATTGCAGAATATATTGGAATGACCACTGAAAATGTGATCCGCACCTTATCTGAATTCCGAAAGGATGAAATCATTAAAATATTTGGAAAGGCCATACTTATTGCCGACAAAAAACGGCTGAAAAGTATTTCAGAGTTTGGATAA
- the nrfD gene encoding NrfD/PsrC family molybdoenzyme membrane anchor subunit codes for MKEELFVSGRNIPNIDPYLNIWHWQIPLYLFLGGLAAGILFFAGYYVVRGKEKEMKTTVKIAPIIAPIALILGLFALFLDLKHKLFFWQLYTTIRLESPMGWGAWTLMIITPISFIWVASYMKELVPGWHWKFDFLEKFEAFVIKKRVALAWIMMIYAIILGVYTGILLSAFNARPLWNTSILGPLFLVSGFSTGLATIIWMSKDANERKILSRIDLVFIFIEIFLIVHLFMGFLAGSETAIEAANLFLGGEFTVSFWVFVVAIGLIFPALFETLEIWGMHVPKWLPPVMILFGGFMFRFIMVEAGQITRYLY; via the coding sequence ATGAAAGAAGAATTATTTGTAAGCGGACGAAATATACCGAACATCGATCCATACCTTAATATATGGCACTGGCAAATTCCACTTTATTTGTTTTTAGGTGGTTTGGCTGCCGGTATATTGTTTTTTGCCGGATACTATGTGGTCAGGGGAAAAGAGAAAGAAATGAAGACAACCGTAAAAATTGCGCCAATCATTGCTCCAATTGCACTGATCCTTGGTCTGTTTGCGCTGTTCCTTGATTTGAAACATAAACTTTTCTTTTGGCAATTATATACAACCATCCGACTGGAATCGCCAATGGGTTGGGGAGCCTGGACATTAATGATCATTACTCCAATTTCGTTTATTTGGGTGGCCAGTTATATGAAAGAACTGGTGCCGGGCTGGCACTGGAAATTTGATTTTCTGGAGAAGTTCGAGGCTTTTGTTATTAAAAAGAGAGTAGCTCTTGCGTGGATCATGATGATTTATGCGATTATTCTGGGTGTTTATACCGGAATTTTACTTTCTGCATTTAACGCGCGTCCGTTGTGGAATACATCCATTCTTGGGCCACTATTCCTTGTTTCGGGATTTTCTACCGGACTTGCAACCATTATCTGGATGAGTAAAGATGCCAACGAAAGGAAAATATTAAGCCGGATCGACCTTGTTTTTATTTTCATCGAAATCTTTCTGATCGTTCACCTTTTTATGGGATTTCTGGCCGGTTCGGAAACAGCTATCGAAGCTGCCAATTTATTCCTGGGCGGAGAATTTACCGTAAGTTTCTGGGTATTTGTTGTGGCCATCGGATTGATCTTTCCGGCCTTATTCGAGACTTTAGAAATTTGGGGAATGCATGTACCAAAATGGTTACCTCCGGTAATGATTTTATTTGGTGGTTTTATGTTCCGTTTCATTATGGTTGAAGCCGGACAAATTACACGTTATCTCTATTAA
- a CDS encoding 4Fe-4S dicluster domain-containing protein: MRYAMAIDTKKCVGCGDCVVACQTENNVPHGYCRDWIVERVDGTYPSLSLEFRSERCNHCDNSPCVRCCPTGASHIEEGGIVTVTHHKCIGCGACIQSCPYDARYSHPDGYVDKCTFCLHRVQKGQNPACVDVCPTKCLHFGDLDDPNSDVSLAIKDRSWKVLAPEAGTKPQLYFLT; encoded by the coding sequence ATGAGATATGCAATGGCGATCGACACAAAAAAATGTGTTGGGTGTGGCGACTGTGTAGTGGCCTGTCAAACAGAAAATAATGTACCGCATGGTTACTGTCGCGACTGGATTGTTGAACGCGTTGACGGAACTTACCCAAGTTTAAGTCTTGAATTTCGTTCGGAGCGTTGTAATCACTGCGATAATTCTCCGTGTGTACGGTGTTGTCCAACCGGGGCAAGTCATATCGAAGAAGGTGGAATTGTTACCGTAACTCACCATAAATGTATTGGTTGTGGTGCCTGTATTCAGTCGTGCCCATACGATGCACGTTACTCGCATCCTGATGGTTATGTTGATAAATGTACCTTCTGTTTGCACCGCGTTCAGAAAGGACAAAATCCTGCCTGTGTTGATGTGTGTCCAACCAAGTGTTTGCATTTTGGCGATTTGGACGATCCGAACAGCGATGTTTCGCTGGCCATCAAAGACCGTTCATGGAAAGTACTGGCACCCGAAGCCGGAACAAAACCACAATTGTATTTTCTAACCTAA